A single region of the Sorghum bicolor cultivar BTx623 chromosome 7, Sorghum_bicolor_NCBIv3, whole genome shotgun sequence genome encodes:
- the LOC8080641 gene encoding probable serine/threonine-protein kinase PBL12, giving the protein MSATTRQPWRSLLCCVSGGGAVSGDDDVPSPSQQRRRSTNRRRRDRGERLLLLPSSTSASRVSLSSLSSSGTLTPEDLSLTLSGSNLHAFTYAELRAVTAGFSRANYLGSGGFGPVYRGRVDAGLRKGLDAQQVAVKYLDLDCGTQGHREWLAEVFFLGQLRHDNLVKLVGYCYEDDHRMLVYEYMSNQSLEKHLFRSLDGSMPWMRRMKIAVGAAKGLAFLHDADTPVIYRDFKASNILLDEDYNTKLSDFGLAKDGPQGDATHVTTRVMGTNGYAAPEYIMTGHLTAKSDVYSFGVVLLELLTGRRSVDRARRPREQSLVDWARPYLKKLDKLYRVMDPAMECQYSCRGAERAAMVAYKCLSQNPKSRPTLREVVQALEPVLDMDDYLQIGPFVFTVVVEDNGDRSKESGGKVVDREKVDMTIETTVEEKKQHQMSHKDRRWQKFPNSTVHADMVLHRDRDDGELGPHIRALRRHRRTSSYVKERGA; this is encoded by the exons ATGTCTGCGACGACGCGGCAGCCGTGGAGGTCGCTGCTCTGCTGcgtgagcggcggcggcgcggtttCGGGCGACGACGACGTGCCGTCGCCGAGTCAGCAGCGGCGAAGGAGCACCAACCGCAGGAGGAGGGACCGGGGGGAGCGTCTCCTGCTGCTTCCGTCCTCGACGTCGGCGTCGCGGGTGTCGCTGTCGAGCCTCAGCTCATCGGGGACGCTCACCCCGGAGGACCTGTCCCTGACGCTGTCCGGCTCCAACCTGCACGCCTTCACGTACGCCGAGCTCAGGGCCGTCACGGCGGGCTTCTCCCGCGCCAACTACCTGGGATCCGGCGGGTTCGGCCCCGTCTACCGGGGCCGCGTCGACGCCGGCCTCCGCAAGGGGCTGGACGCGCAGCAGGTGGCCGTCAAGTACCTCGACCTCGACTGCGGCACGCAGGGACACCGCGAGTGGCTCGCCGAGGTCTTCTTCCTTGGCCAGCTCCGCCACGACAACCTCGTCAAGCTCGTCGGGTACTGCTACGAGGACGACCACCGGATGCTCGTGTACGAGTACATGAGCAACCAGAGCCTCGAGAAACATCTCTTCAGAA GTCTCGACGGCTCCATGCCATGGATGAGGAGGATGAAGATCGCCGTCGGCGCGGCCAAGGGCCTCGCCTTCCTCCACGACGCTGACACGCCGGTGATCTACCGGGACTTCAAGGCCTCCAACATCCTGCTTGACGAG GACTACAACACCAAGTTGTCGGACTTTGGGCTGGCCAAGGACGGGCCTCAGGGCGACGCGACCCATGTCACGACACGTGTCATGGGCACCAACGGATATGCGGCGCCGGAGTACATCATGACGGGCCACTTGACGGCCAAGAGTGACGTCTACAGCTTCGGGGTGGTGCTTCTAGAGCTCTTGACGGGTCGTCGGTCTGTCGACCGGGCTCGGCGGCCAAGGGAGCAAAGCCTGGTGGACTGGGCCAGGCCCTACCTCAAGAAGCTCGACAAGCTCTACCGGGTCATGGACCCAGCCATGGAGTGCCAGTACTCGTGCCGAGGCGCCGAACGCGCTGCGATGGTGGCGTACAAGTGCCTGAGCcagaaccctaagtctagaccCACCTTGAGGGAGGTGGTCCAGGCCCTGGAGCCCGTGCTAGACATGGATGACTACCTCCAGATTGGCCCATTTGTTTTCACCGTCGTAGTGGAAGACAACGGCGACAGGAGCAAGGAGAGCGGAGGCAAGGTTGTTGACAGAGAGAAGGTCGACATGACGATAGAGACGACGGTGGAGGAGAAAAAGCAGCACCAGATGAGCCATAAGGACCGGCGCTGGCAGAAGTTCCCAAACTCGACGGTCCACGCTGACATGGTGCTTCACCGGGACCGGGACGACGGCGAACTTGGGCCGCACATTAGGGCGCTGCGGCGGCACCGGAGGACGTCCAGCTACGTCAAGGAAAGAGGGGCGTAG
- the LOC8080642 gene encoding serine/threonine-protein kinase RIPK: MSATTTQPWRSLLCCVSGAVSGDDDGPSPSRRRGSRRSRRDRGERLLLLPSSSASRVSLSSLSSSGTLTPEDLSLTLSGSNLHAFTYAELRAVTAGFSRANYLGSGGFGPVYRGRVDAGLRKGLDAQQVAVKYLDLDCGTQGHREWLAEVFFLGQLRHDNLVKLVGYCYEDDHRMLVYEYMSNQSLEKHLFRSLDGSMPWMRRMKIAVGAAKGLAFLHDADTPVIYRDFKASNILLDEDYNTKLSDFGLAKDGPQGDATHVTTRVMGTNGYAAPEYIMTGHLTAKSDVYSFGVVLLELLTGRRSVDRARRPREQSLVDWARPYLKKPDKLYRVMDPAMECQYSCQGAERAAMVAYKCLSQNPKSRPTMREVVQALEPVLNMNDYLQVGPFVFTVILEDGNGEGKVVDGKKVDVTIETTVEEKHHHQSHQDRHRQKFPNSAIHADVVLHRDRDGGELGTHISALRRHRRTSSYVKDRGA, from the exons ATGTCTGCGACGACGACGCAGCCGTGGAGGTCGCTGCTCTGCTGCGTGAGCGGCGCGGTCTCGGGCGACGACGACGGGCCGTCGCCGAGTCGTCGGAGaggcagccgcaggagcaggAGGGACCGGGGCGAGCGCCTCCTTCTGCTGCCGTCGTCATCAGCGTCGCGGGTGTCGCTGTCGAGCCTCAGCTCATCGGGAACGCTCACCCCGGAGGACCTGTCCCTCACCTTGTCCGGCTCCAACCTGCACGCCTTCACGTACGCCGAGCTCAGGGCCGTCACCGCGGGGTTCTCCCGCGCCAACTACCTGGGATCCGGCGGGTTCGGCCCCGTCTACAGGGGCCGCGTCGACGCCGGCCTCCGCAAAGGGCTGGACGCGCAGCAGGTGGCCGTCAAGTACCTCGACCTCGACTGCGGCACGCAGGGACACCGCGAGTGGCTCGCCGAGGTCTTCTTCCTTGGCCAGCTCCGCCACGACAACCTCGTCAAGCTCGTCGGCTACTGCTACGAGGACGACCACCGGATGCTCGTGTACGAGTACATGAGCAACCAGAGCCTCGAGAAGCATCTCTTCAGAA GTCTCGACGGCTCCATGCCATGGATGAGGAGGATGAAGATCGCCGTCGGCGCGGCCAAGGGCCTCGCTTTCCTCCACGACGCTGACACGCCGGTGATCTACCGGGACTTCAAGGCCTCCAACATCCTGCTTGACGAG gACTACAACACCAAGTTGTCGGACTTTGGGCTTGCCAAGGATGGGCCTCAGGGCGACGCGACCCATGTCACAACACGCGTGATGGGGACGAACGGATACGCGGCGCCGGAGTACATCATGACAGGCCACCTGACTGCCAAGAGCGACGTCTACAGCTTCGGGGTAGTGCTCCTGGAGCTCCTGACAGGTCGGCGGTCCGTTGATCGGGCTCGGCGGCCCAGGGAGCAGAGCCTGGTGGACTGGGCCAGGCCCTACCTCAAGAAGCCCGACAAGCTCTACCGTGTCATGGACCCGGCCATGGAGTGTCAGTACTCGTGCCAAGGGGCCGAACGCGCTGCCATGGTGGCGTACAAGTGCCTGAGCCAGAACCCCAAGTCTAGACCCACCATGAGGGAGGTGGTCCAGGCCCTGGAGCCCGTTCTCAACATGAATGACTACCTCCAAGTTGGCCCGTTTGTGTTCACCGTCATACTGGAAGATGGCAACGGTGAAGGCAAGGTTGTTGACGGGAAGAAGGTCGACGTCACGATAGAGACGACTGTGGAGGAGAAACACCACCACCAGAGCCACCAAGACCGGCACCGACAGAAGTTCCCCAACTCGGCGATCCACGCTGACGTGGTGCTGCACCGGGACCGGGACGGCGGCGAGCTCGGGACGCACATTAGCGCGCTACGGCGGCACCGGAGGACATCCAGCTACGTCAAGGACAGAGGGGCGTAG